Proteins from one Alphaproteobacteria bacterium genomic window:
- the prmC gene encoding peptide chain release factor N(5)-glutamine methyltransferase: MWGKNRIKDQLHWAEKQLAKVGINEGRLIARVLMEYTLTPVGDVPKPYTLRYREDEKITREDQDKFRDFVFRRMRGEGTSRITGYREFWSLPFKLNSATLDPRSDTESLIETVLKQLSTRDAEYKKRAWKMLDLGTGTGCIIISLLHELPLAQGFAGDASMQALEAAAENGHLNKVADRLHLFASDWASAIATPDEARKFDIIACNPPYVPEYYRTLLSNEVLHFDPPLALWGGPTGLDGYAKVMPQIKTMLKKDGLGFLEIGSDQADAVAQIVADHGFTVMEVARDLSGHARCIVLEHNARSN, translated from the coding sequence ATGTGGGGCAAAAACCGAATTAAAGATCAATTGCACTGGGCGGAAAAACAACTGGCCAAGGTTGGCATCAACGAAGGCAGGCTAATTGCCCGCGTTCTGATGGAATATACGTTAACGCCTGTGGGCGATGTGCCGAAACCCTATACGTTGCGGTATCGCGAAGATGAAAAAATAACGCGCGAAGATCAGGATAAGTTCCGCGATTTCGTTTTTCGCCGCATGCGTGGCGAAGGGACTTCGCGTATTACCGGATACCGCGAATTTTGGTCGCTGCCGTTTAAATTGAATTCCGCAACCCTTGATCCGCGTTCAGATACCGAGTCATTGATTGAAACCGTATTAAAACAATTATCGACACGCGACGCGGAATATAAAAAACGCGCCTGGAAAATGCTGGATTTGGGCACAGGTACGGGTTGCATTATTATATCTTTGCTGCATGAATTGCCATTGGCGCAAGGATTTGCCGGCGATGCCAGTATGCAGGCGCTGGAAGCGGCGGCGGAAAATGGCCATTTAAATAAGGTTGCGGACCGCTTGCATTTATTTGCCAGCGATTGGGCCAGCGCGATTGCAACGCCGGATGAGGCGCGGAAATTCGATATTATTGCGTGCAATCCGCCTTATGTGCCGGAATATTACCGTACTTTGCTGTCTAACGAAGTTTTGCATTTCGATCCGCCATTGGCGTTGTGGGGTGGGCCGACGGGGCTAGATGGGTATGCCAAAGTTATGCCGCAAATAAAAACTATGCTGAAAAAAGATGGGCTTGGATTCTTGGAAATTGGTTCCGATCAGGCCGATGCTGTCGCGCAAATTGTGGCGGATCATGGATTTACTGTTATGGAAGTGGCGCGCGATTTATCCGGGCATGCGCGATGCATTGTATTGGAGCATAACGCTAGATCCAATTGA
- a CDS encoding DUF4167 domain-containing protein encodes MRPNSNRRGRNGHHRHGGGGHNSGGGNNNHRRGSVPVRYQVFESKGSEVKVRGNPQQIYDKYSSLARDALASGDHVRAESHFQHAEHYFRLLNSEPRPQYQPSPEELAAAEVELINAGEAVVESLVPPAAPSNDGSEADDKSGEAA; translated from the coding sequence ATGAGACCTAATTCCAATCGTCGTGGGCGCAACGGCCATCATCGCCATGGTGGCGGCGGACATAATTCTGGCGGTGGCAATAATAATCACCGCCGCGGTTCTGTGCCGGTACGATATCAGGTTTTTGAAAGCAAAGGCTCGGAAGTTAAAGTCCGCGGCAATCCGCAGCAAATTTATGATAAATACTCGTCCCTGGCGCGCGATGCCTTGGCGTCTGGCGATCATGTCCGCGCCGAAAGCCATTTTCAGCATGCCGAACATTATTTCCGCCTGTTGAATTCGGAACCGCGTCCGCAATATCAGCCATCGCCCGAAGAATTGGCGGCGGCCGAAGTTGAACTGATCAATGCCGGTGAAGCGGTAGTGGAATCTTTGGTTCCGCCAGCGGCGCCCAGCAACGATGGCAGCGAAGCCGACGATAAATCCGGCGAAGCGGCGTAG
- the clpB gene encoding ATP-dependent chaperone ClpB, translating to MNLQKYSERAQGFIQSAQTMAAGRGHQYLAPEHLLKVLLEDNEGLASKLIREAGGEARTALQEVNSVLDKTAKVEGGGGMYASQELSKIFANAEDAAEKAGDSFVTAEMLLLALAIVENTAAQKALKSAGVDAVKLNKAIGKLRKGRKATSRSAEDTYDALDKYARDLTEAALMGKLDPVIGRDEEIRRCIQVLQRRTKNNPVLIGEPGVGKTAIVEGLALRIINGDVPEGLKEKKLMSLDLGAMVAGAKYRGEFEERLKAVLADVSAAEGQIILFIDEVHNLVGAGKAEGAMDASNMLKPALARGELHCVAATTLDEYRKHIEKDAALARRFQPVFVEEPSVEDTISILRGLKEKYELHHGVRITDSAIVSAATLSHRYITDRFLPDKAIDLIDEAASRLRMEVDSKPEEIDELDRRIIQLKIEREAMKKETDPASIDRLAKLEIELRGLEGRSQKLTDQWRKEKASLSDERAIKEKLEKSKQDLEKAQREGNLAKAGELKYGVIPDLEKQLQTLTGSKQTMLKEEVKDSDIASVVSRWTGVPVDKMLEGERGKLLRMEESLRRRVIGQDEAVAAVSEAVRRARAGLQDPNRPLGSFLFLGPTGVGKTELTKALAEFLFDDDSAMVRIDMSEFMEKHSVSRLIGAPPGYVGYDEGGSLTEAVRRRPYQVILFDEVEKAHPDVFNVLLQVLDDGHLTDGQGRKVDFKNTLIILTSNLGSEVLAAQGEGEAVEKVRDAVMQIVRKAFRPEFLNRLDEVLLFHRLRRADMAGIVDVQLGRLQKLLASHKITLELDERAKAWLANAGYDPVYGARPLKRVIQKNLQNKLAESILRGEILDGQHVKVTVKDAELSFSPSTKKIAAA from the coding sequence ATGAATCTGCAAAAATATTCCGAACGCGCCCAAGGTTTCATTCAATCGGCCCAAACCATGGCCGCAGGCCGTGGGCACCAATATCTTGCACCGGAGCATTTATTAAAAGTTCTATTGGAAGACAATGAGGGGCTTGCGAGCAAATTGATCCGCGAAGCTGGCGGCGAGGCGCGGACGGCGTTACAGGAAGTGAACTCCGTTCTTGATAAAACCGCCAAAGTTGAAGGTGGCGGCGGTATGTACGCATCGCAGGAATTGTCAAAAATTTTTGCCAACGCGGAAGATGCCGCCGAAAAAGCAGGTGACAGTTTTGTAACCGCTGAAATGCTGTTGCTGGCGCTGGCGATTGTCGAAAATACCGCCGCGCAGAAGGCATTGAAATCCGCCGGTGTCGATGCGGTGAAATTGAACAAGGCGATTGGCAAATTGCGCAAAGGCCGCAAGGCGACTTCGCGCAGCGCCGAAGACACCTATGACGCGCTGGATAAATACGCGCGCGATCTGACCGAGGCGGCACTGATGGGCAAACTGGACCCTGTCATCGGCCGGGACGAAGAAATCCGCCGCTGTATCCAGGTTTTGCAGCGCCGCACCAAAAATAACCCGGTTTTGATTGGCGAGCCTGGGGTTGGTAAAACCGCGATTGTCGAAGGTTTGGCATTGCGCATCATCAATGGCGATGTTCCCGAAGGTTTAAAAGAAAAAAAATTAATGTCGCTCGATTTGGGGGCGATGGTCGCCGGCGCGAAATATCGCGGCGAGTTTGAAGAAAGATTGAAAGCCGTTTTGGCCGATGTTTCCGCCGCCGAAGGGCAGATTATTCTGTTTATCGACGAGGTGCATAATCTTGTCGGGGCGGGCAAGGCCGAAGGCGCGATGGATGCATCCAACATGCTGAAACCGGCTTTGGCGCGGGGCGAGCTGCATTGCGTCGCGGCAACCACCCTGGATGAATACCGCAAGCATATTGAAAAGGATGCCGCGCTGGCGCGCCGGTTTCAACCGGTGTTTGTCGAAGAACCGAGTGTCGAAGACACAATTTCGATTCTGCGCGGCTTAAAAGAGAAATATGAATTGCATCATGGCGTGCGTATTACCGATTCCGCCATTGTATCGGCGGCCACATTATCGCACCGTTATATCACCGACCGTTTCTTGCCGGACAAGGCCATCGATTTGATCGACGAGGCCGCCAGCCGTTTGCGTATGGAAGTCGATTCGAAACCCGAAGAAATCGATGAACTGGACCGCCGCATCATTCAATTGAAAATTGAACGCGAAGCGATGAAAAAAGAAACCGATCCCGCCAGTATCGACCGTTTGGCGAAATTGGAAATCGAATTGCGCGGTTTGGAAGGCCGTTCGCAAAAATTGACCGATCAATGGCGCAAGGAAAAAGCGTCCTTGTCGGATGAACGCGCGATCAAGGAAAAATTGGAAAAATCCAAACAGGATTTGGAAAAAGCGCAGCGCGAAGGCAATTTGGCCAAGGCGGGCGAATTGAAATACGGCGTGATTCCGGATTTGGAAAAGCAGTTGCAAACCTTGACTGGTTCCAAGCAGACCATGTTGAAAGAAGAAGTCAAAGACAGCGATATCGCCAGCGTGGTTTCCCGTTGGACCGGCGTACCGGTGGATAAAATGCTGGAAGGCGAGCGCGGCAAATTGTTGCGTATGGAAGAATCGTTGCGCCGCCGCGTAATCGGCCAGGACGAGGCTGTTGCGGCCGTTAGCGAGGCTGTTCGCCGCGCCAGGGCCGGTTTGCAAGATCCAAACCGCCCGCTCGGTTCATTCTTGTTCCTCGGGCCCACCGGCGTTGGCAAAACCGAGTTGACCAAGGCATTGGCCGAATTTTTGTTCGACGATGACAGCGCGATGGTGCGGATCGATATGTCCGAATTTATGGAAAAACACTCGGTATCGCGCCTGATCGGCGCCCCGCCAGGATATGTGGGATATGACGAAGGCGGCAGTCTGACCGAAGCGGTGCGCCGCCGCCCATACCAGGTGATTTTGTTCGACGAAGTGGAAAAAGCGCATCCGGATGTGTTCAATGTGTTGTTGCAGGTATTGGATGACGGACATTTGACCGATGGTCAAGGCCGTAAAGTCGATTTCAAAAACACGCTGATTATTTTAACCAGCAATCTAGGCAGCGAAGTTTTAGCGGCGCAAGGCGAGGGCGAAGCGGTTGAAAAGGTCCGCGATGCCGTAATGCAAATCGTGCGCAAGGCATTCCGCCCCGAATTTCTGAACCGTTTGGACGAAGTATTGCTGTTCCACCGTTTGCGCCGCGCCGATATGGCCGGTATTGTGGACGTGCAACTTGGCCGTTTGCAAAAACTGCTGGCATCTCATAAAATTACGTTGGAACTGGATGAACGGGCAAAGGCCTGGCTGGCCAATGCCGGATATGATCCGGTTTACGGCGCTCGGCCATTAAAGCGGGTAATTCAAAAAAATCTGCAAAATAAACTGGCGGAATCCATTTTACGCGGCGAAATATTGGACGGTCAGCATGTCAAAGTCACTGTAAAAGATGCCGAACTAAGCTTCTCGCCGTCGACCAAAAAAATCGCGGCGGCGTAA
- the thiC gene encoding phosphomethylpyrimidine synthase ThiC, which translates to MTANTATKLPNKKPVNTGPIRITRDPFPGAQKVHVNGVAMREITLTDKNETPLRVYDTSGPYTDPNIAIDIRNGLPRLREEWIRARGDVEEYQGREWKPIDDGLKAANLRNLDAHFPLSRKPLRAKPGAAVTQMAYAKRGIVTKEMEYIAIRENIGRTEARKAAKGGESFGAKIPDLITPEFVRDEVARGRAIIPANINHPESEPMIIGRNFLTKINANIGNSAVSSSIEEEVEKLVWGIRWGADTTMDLSTGKNIHTTREWIIRNSPVPIGTVPIYQALEKVGGIAQDLTWEIYRDTLIEQCEQGVDYFTIHAGVRLPYIHLTANRVTGIVSRGGSIHAKWCLAHHQENFTYTHFREICEILRAYDVSFSLGDGLRPGAIADANDEAQFAELKTLGELTKVAWDMDCQVMIEGPGHVPMHLIKENMEKQLEICHEAPFYTLGPLTTDIAPGYDHITSAIGAAMIGWFGTAMLCYVTPKEHLGLPDRDDVKQGVIAYKIAAHAADLAKGHPAAQMRDDALSKARFEFRWEDQFNLGLDPDTAREYHDETLPAEGAKVAHFCSMCGPKFCSMKITQEIRDMANKGMSDKSAEFKEQGGEIYKKIA; encoded by the coding sequence ATGACAGCAAATACCGCAACAAAATTGCCTAATAAAAAACCGGTTAATACTGGGCCAATAAGGATCACCAGGGACCCATTTCCAGGCGCTCAGAAAGTGCATGTGAATGGCGTCGCTATGCGTGAAATTACCCTGACCGATAAAAATGAAACGCCGTTGCGCGTATATGATACGTCCGGTCCATATACCGATCCGAATATTGCCATCGACATTCGTAACGGCTTGCCCAGATTGCGCGAGGAATGGATTCGCGCGCGTGGCGATGTGGAGGAATATCAGGGCCGGGAATGGAAACCGATCGATGATGGTTTGAAGGCGGCCAATTTGCGGAATTTAGATGCGCATTTCCCGTTATCGCGGAAACCGCTGCGCGCTAAACCCGGCGCTGCGGTCACCCAAATGGCCTATGCCAAACGCGGCATCGTGACCAAGGAAATGGAATATATCGCGATCCGTGAAAATATTGGCCGTACCGAGGCGCGCAAAGCGGCTAAAGGCGGCGAATCCTTTGGCGCGAAAATACCGGATTTAATTACGCCTGAATTTGTGCGGGATGAAGTGGCGCGGGGCCGGGCAATCATTCCGGCCAACATCAACCACCCGGAATCCGAACCGATGATTATCGGCCGGAATTTTCTGACCAAGATCAACGCCAATATCGGCAATTCGGCGGTTTCATCCAGTATCGAGGAAGAGGTGGAAAAACTGGTCTGGGGCATTCGCTGGGGCGCGGATACCACCATGGATTTATCGACGGGTAAAAACATTCACACCACGCGCGAATGGATCATCCGCAACAGCCCCGTGCCTATCGGCACCGTGCCGATTTATCAGGCATTGGAAAAGGTTGGCGGTATTGCGCAGGATTTAACCTGGGAAATTTACCGGGACACGTTGATCGAACAGTGCGAGCAGGGCGTTGATTATTTCACCATCCATGCTGGCGTGCGTTTGCCATATATTCATCTAACCGCCAATCGCGTAACTGGCATTGTGTCGCGCGGCGGATCGATTCACGCCAAATGGTGCCTGGCGCATCATCAGGAAAACTTTACCTATACCCATTTCCGGGAAATTTGCGAAATTCTGCGCGCTTATGATGTGTCGTTCAGTCTGGGCGATGGTTTGCGCCCCGGCGCGATCGCCGATGCGAACGACGAAGCGCAATTCGCGGAACTGAAAACGCTTGGCGAGTTAACCAAAGTGGCGTGGGACATGGATTGCCAGGTGATGATCGAAGGCCCAGGCCACGTGCCGATGCACCTTATTAAAGAGAATATGGAAAAGCAGCTGGAAATCTGTCATGAAGCGCCATTTTATACATTAGGGCCGCTGACGACGGATATCGCGCCGGGTTACGATCATATTACATCCGCAATCGGTGCCGCCATGATCGGATGGTTCGGCACCGCGATGCTGTGTTACGTCACGCCAAAAGAACATTTGGGTCTGCCGGATCGTGATGACGTAAAGCAAGGCGTGATCGCGTATAAAATCGCAGCGCACGCGGCCGATCTGGCCAAGGGCCATCCGGCGGCGCAAATGCGCGACGATGCGTTGTCCAAGGCGCGATTTGAATTTCGCTGGGAAGATCAATTCAATCTGGGATTGGACCCCGACACCGCACGGGAATATCACGATGAAACCTTGCCAGCCGAAGGCGCGAAAGTCGCGCATTTCTGTTCGATGTGCGGACCAAAATTCTGCAGCATGAAAATCACCCAGGAAATCCGCGATATGGCGAATAAGGGCATGAGCGATAAAAGCGCGGAATTCAAAGAGCAGGGCGGGGAGATTTATAAGAAGATCGCGTAA
- a CDS encoding transporter substrate-binding domain-containing protein encodes MKNIVVSALIALIVSLFAVHFSKQSAEVKETVLERIERTKTLRCGYNIEPPMNMVDANTGKVYGAIPDIVEKIAEYMNWKVEWTEQVPWSDLVVGLQANRYDLACVGKWVFIPQVRGGQFSQPLYFAKVHGYGRADESRFDDTLSTLNDPKFTIASIDGEINYYISRNKFPKAKRLEMPGIANPGELQLSVINNKADVTFLAKFSADDYIKTNPGKIKQLTKQPVAFFDTALMFKGGEAAFGGALDAALRQMHGDGFIAATLDKWKVPADSIARVKLPVD; translated from the coding sequence ATGAAGAATATTGTTGTTTCTGCTTTGATCGCGTTGATTGTCAGTTTATTCGCAGTTCATTTTTCAAAACAATCTGCGGAAGTAAAAGAAACCGTGTTGGAACGCATCGAACGCACGAAAACATTGCGCTGTGGCTATAACATCGAACCGCCGATGAATATGGTTGATGCCAATACCGGCAAAGTGTATGGCGCGATCCCGGATATCGTCGAAAAAATCGCCGAATATATGAATTGGAAAGTAGAATGGACCGAGCAAGTGCCGTGGTCCGACTTGGTGGTGGGTTTGCAGGCGAATCGGTACGATTTGGCGTGTGTTGGCAAATGGGTGTTCATTCCACAAGTGCGTGGCGGTCAATTCAGTCAACCCCTTTATTTTGCCAAGGTGCATGGCTATGGTAGAGCAGACGAAAGCCGGTTTGACGATACGTTGTCGACTTTAAACGATCCTAAATTCACGATTGCCTCGATTGACGGTGAAATTAATTATTATATTTCACGCAATAAATTTCCCAAAGCCAAACGTTTGGAAATGCCAGGTATTGCCAATCCCGGTGAATTGCAGCTTAGTGTGATCAATAACAAAGCCGATGTCACTTTTCTGGCAAAATTCAGTGCCGATGATTACATAAAAACGAATCCCGGTAAAATAAAGCAACTGACAAAGCAGCCGGTGGCGTTTTTCGATACCGCCTTAATGTTCAAAGGCGGAGAGGCGGCTTTTGGTGGTGCGTTGGACGCGGCGTTACGGCAAATGCATGGCGATGGATTTATCGCGGCGACATTGGATAAATGGAAAGTCCCCGCGGATTCTATCGCGCGGGTAAAGTTGCCGGTGGATTGA
- a CDS encoding DinB family protein: MSSSTIPTVEKWIIRWVIAPKLRRFSAAKARDIFIEEGKKILRLSADLPESALRQRVQIKRIPGLDPVSTNWSVSMTIEHLIIVANAIMPVIESLRQNKKPAGAASMAAVKPQDRYTGAQARQSFEQLVTSWPNRFDLQALDQAPGITFDHPWFGPLNAAGWYKMLATHQRLHRQQIEKIIAGLD, from the coding sequence ATGAGCAGCAGTACCATACCCACAGTAGAAAAATGGATTATCCGATGGGTCATAGCGCCCAAATTGCGGCGGTTTAGTGCCGCCAAGGCGCGGGATATTTTTATCGAGGAAGGCAAAAAGATTCTGCGTTTAAGCGCCGATTTGCCGGAATCTGCCCTGCGCCAGCGCGTGCAAATCAAACGCATTCCAGGACTCGATCCCGTTTCGACCAACTGGTCGGTCAGCATGACCATCGAACATTTAATCATCGTCGCCAACGCGATCATGCCTGTGATTGAATCGCTCCGGCAAAATAAAAAACCGGCAGGGGCCGCGTCGATGGCGGCGGTAAAACCGCAAGACCGTTACACGGGGGCACAAGCGCGCCAATCATTCGAACAATTGGTAACATCCTGGCCAAACCGATTCGATTTACAAGCCCTGGACCAGGCGCCGGGCATAACATTCGACCACCCCTGGTTCGGCCCGTTAAATGCGGCCGGATGGTACAAAATGCTGGCAACCCATCAACGATTGCACCGCCAGCAGATCGAAAAAATTATCGCCGGGTTGGATTAA
- a CDS encoding FkbM family methyltransferase — MPDPKIIRLPLDSYNPIVDTRLPSIANLMVRLSLGKQRGLKRIWRKTLRRIYDLLLTVPNPCRYGEIILPQGQIALDLRNTAYINHTIRKNDGGYENDVTYFFNVLAKRANTVYDIGANWGYFTALFATREDFKGGVHAFEISPRTFADLSKLTAACPKKITTHPYGLSDSEGFFPLHEGRHSALSRLDPNATHGTMVKVCRLDDLDLPDPDIVKIDVEGHEAAVFNGGAKRIQRAKPIIVLESWFDAKKSAAMLEPLQLLAAWGYEFYQIAFEHTANGQTYFTRDLEKDGKATALCLIPLPLDTRPLFAEALNVIAIHPQTATRFFS, encoded by the coding sequence ATGCCAGATCCTAAAATTATCCGGTTACCGCTAGATTCCTATAACCCTATTGTCGATACGCGCCTGCCATCGATCGCCAACCTGATGGTGCGTTTGTCATTGGGCAAACAGCGCGGCTTAAAACGCATTTGGCGCAAAACGTTGCGTAGAATTTACGATCTGCTTCTAACCGTCCCGAATCCCTGCAGATACGGCGAAATTATTTTGCCGCAAGGACAGATTGCCCTCGACTTGCGCAATACGGCTTACATCAACCACACCATCCGCAAAAACGACGGCGGGTATGAAAACGATGTAACTTATTTTTTCAATGTCTTGGCAAAACGCGCCAACACCGTTTATGACATCGGCGCAAATTGGGGTTATTTCACCGCTTTGTTTGCAACACGCGAGGATTTTAAAGGCGGCGTGCATGCTTTTGAAATTTCGCCGCGCACTTTTGCCGATCTGTCCAAACTAACGGCGGCATGCCCGAAAAAAATAACCACTCATCCCTATGGACTTTCCGACAGCGAAGGTTTCTTTCCGCTGCACGAGGGACGGCACAGCGCCCTGTCCCGTCTTGACCCGAATGCAACCCACGGCACCATGGTCAAAGTATGCCGGCTGGACGATTTGGATCTGCCCGACCCGGATATTGTCAAAATAGACGTCGAAGGCCATGAGGCGGCGGTGTTCAATGGCGGAGCAAAACGCATCCAGCGCGCAAAACCAATCATTGTTTTAGAAAGCTGGTTTGACGCAAAAAAATCGGCCGCGATGCTGGAACCGCTTCAATTATTGGCGGCATGGGGATACGAGTTCTATCAGATCGCCTTCGAACATACGGCCAATGGCCAAACTTATTTTACCCGCGATTTGGAAAAAGACGGCAAGGCAACGGCGTTATGTTTGATACCTTTGCCGCTGGATACAAGACCGCTTTTCGCCGAAGCCCTTAATGTTATTGCCATACACCCGCAAACGGCGACGAGGTTCTTCTCCTGA
- a CDS encoding alkaline phosphatase family protein, whose amino-acid sequence MPKNIMYFIRRLLPFAAIFFLIETILRAVLWRTSYVEAQWSELFHIFTIGFAFDLTVFLFFSIPYTLYLTCLPARRHGARFDRLFTQATLFLFAALILFGAIGEYLFWDEFTARFNFIAVDYLVYTTEVLANIKESYPLPLLFSVLGMASLTLCWLANRIFKNKYPSCSLNFRQRLAGLATVFVLCFSAYSAMDIRYTQWDETQTPNELSANGTYNLFHAYNNNELDYTHFYKTDNPQEVEKRIRELVQEHNTTFTNDENAITRMVRYPGPEKHKNVMLVVMESLSAEYMQSFGNQNNFTPNLDALAKQGLFFTNLYATGTRTVRGLEAVTLSVPPTPGQSIIRRPGNENLFSIGFVFKDRGYDTRFIYGGYGYFDNMNYFFENNGFEILDRAKMPSDEIHFANAWGVCDEDLYAQAIKAADKSFSSGKKFMHLIMTTSNHRPYTYPEGKIDIPPPGGRAGGVKYHDYAIGEFIRQAKTKPWFNDTLFVFVADHTASAAGKTELSLSKYHIPLIFYAPGFVKSARFENLASQIDTAPIMLGLLKFSYYSKFYGEDLLNDSDEIPHTFVSNYQKVAIVKKGQLVELSPKRLIEAYEQDKALMEKDIDASVVDDAVAYYQYAANWRERMKRLPTTIVNTVNTN is encoded by the coding sequence ATGCCGAAAAATATTATGTATTTCATTCGCCGTCTGTTGCCATTTGCGGCGATATTCTTCTTAATTGAAACCATTCTTCGCGCGGTATTGTGGCGCACGTCCTATGTCGAAGCGCAATGGTCCGAACTATTTCACATTTTTACAATCGGCTTTGCGTTTGATCTGACCGTATTTTTATTTTTCAGTATTCCTTACACTTTATATCTGACTTGCTTGCCGGCGCGCCGGCATGGGGCCAGGTTTGATCGCCTCTTCACCCAGGCTACTTTGTTTTTATTTGCGGCGCTGATTTTATTCGGCGCGATTGGCGAATATTTGTTTTGGGATGAATTTACCGCAAGGTTTAATTTTATCGCGGTCGATTATTTGGTCTATACGACCGAAGTATTGGCCAATATTAAAGAATCTTATCCTTTGCCATTATTGTTCTCCGTCTTGGGCATGGCAAGCTTGACCCTGTGTTGGCTGGCGAATCGTATTTTTAAAAATAAATATCCATCTTGTTCCCTAAATTTCAGGCAACGCCTGGCTGGTCTGGCAACTGTATTTGTGCTGTGCTTTTCGGCCTACAGCGCCATGGACATTCGCTATACGCAGTGGGATGAAACCCAAACGCCGAACGAATTGTCGGCCAACGGCACTTACAACTTATTTCATGCCTATAACAATAATGAACTGGATTACACCCATTTTTATAAAACCGACAATCCGCAGGAAGTAGAAAAACGCATTCGCGAACTGGTTCAGGAGCATAATACCACTTTTACCAACGATGAAAATGCGATTACGCGCATGGTGCGCTATCCAGGCCCGGAAAAACACAAGAACGTCATGCTGGTGGTTATGGAAAGCCTAAGCGCCGAGTATATGCAGAGTTTCGGCAATCAAAATAATTTCACGCCTAATTTAGACGCATTGGCCAAGCAAGGATTATTTTTTACCAATTTATATGCAACCGGAACGCGCACGGTTCGCGGTTTGGAAGCGGTTACATTGTCCGTGCCGCCAACACCAGGCCAATCTATTATCCGGCGGCCCGGCAATGAAAACTTATTTTCGATTGGCTTTGTGTTCAAGGACCGCGGTTACGACACGCGTTTCATTTATGGAGGATATGGCTATTTCGACAATATGAATTATTTTTTCGAAAATAATGGTTTTGAAATTTTGGATCGCGCAAAAATGCCAAGCGATGAAATTCATTTTGCGAATGCCTGGGGCGTATGCGACGAGGATTTGTACGCTCAAGCCATTAAGGCAGCGGATAAATCTTTTTCGTCGGGTAAAAAATTCATGCATTTGATCATGACAACATCCAACCACCGTCCTTACACATATCCCGAAGGAAAAATCGATATTCCGCCGCCGGGCGGAAGGGCAGGGGGCGTCAAATATCATGATTACGCGATTGGGGAATTCATCAGGCAGGCAAAAACCAAACCCTGGTTCAACGATACTTTGTTTGTTTTCGTTGCCGATCACACCGCCAGCGCGGCTGGGAAAACGGAACTGAGTTTAAGCAAATATCATATTCCGTTAATTTTCTACGCGCCTGGGTTTGTGAAGTCCGCGCGGTTTGAAAATCTCGCCAGCCAGATCGATACGGCTCCAATTATGCTGGGTTTGTTGAAATTCAGCTATTACAGCAAATTTTATGGCGAGGATTTGCTAAACGATTCGGATGAAATTCCGCATACGTTCGTTTCCAATTATCAAAAAGTAGCGATTGTCAAAAAGGGCCAATTGGTCGAATTGTCACCCAAGCGCTTGATTGAAGCTTATGAACAAGACAAAGCATTAATGGAAAAAGATATCGATGCATCTGTGGTCGACGATGCGGTTGCATATTATCAATATGCGGCGAATTGGCGCGAACGAATGAAACGTCTTCCGACGACAATTGTAAATACGGTCAACACCAACTAA
- a CDS encoding polyisoprenoid-binding protein, translated as MIRILTFVLVLLSAGIAHAADAMPEFKQPSLNYKTMQSGTYRLDPSHTNVIFKISHLGFSQYIGRFNDIKGTLSFDANNITNSDLSVSIDPDSVDVNHRVLEGELKGEKYFNTSSFPDITFEATSVKQTGPTTGIITGDLNFHGVTKPIQLQAKFNGGGKFPFTGTPVLGFAATTTIKRSDFGMTEGIPLVGDEVAIEIQTEFHYEDAKTMN; from the coding sequence ATGATCCGTATTCTTACTTTTGTTCTTGTATTGTTATCTGCCGGGATTGCACATGCCGCGGATGCCATGCCAGAATTTAAACAGCCAAGTCTTAATTATAAAACCATGCAATCCGGCACCTACAGGCTGGATCCATCGCACACCAATGTGATTTTTAAAATCAGCCATTTGGGATTCTCGCAATATATCGGCCGGTTCAACGATATCAAAGGCACGCTAAGCTTTGATGCAAACAATATCACCAACAGCGATTTATCGGTGTCGATCGATCCAGACAGCGTGGATGTGAATCACCGCGTATTAGAAGGCGAATTGAAAGGCGAAAAATATTTTAATACATCTTCGTTTCCCGATATTACTTTCGAAGCCACCAGCGTCAAACAAACCGGCCCAACCACCGGCATTATTACCGGCGATTTAAATTTTCACGGTGTTACCAAACCAATTCAGCTGCAAGCCAAGTTTAATGGCGGCGGCAAATTTCCATTTACCGGCACTCCTGTTTTGGGATTTGCGGCCACCACCACGATCAAACGCAGCGATTTCGGCATGACCGAAGGAATTCCTTTGGTTGGCGACGAAGTCGCCATCGAAATTCAAACCGAATTTCATTATGAAGACGCCAAGACAATGAATTAA